A region of the Zootoca vivipara chromosome 3, rZooViv1.1, whole genome shotgun sequence genome:
AGCCCCAGCAGAAGAAACAGACTTGTGTTTTCAAAGCCCAGTCTTCTTCTTATTTTAGAAGTTAAAACAGAGCGGGATATCTAGACTCCTTTAGCTACATATGCAGCTAAGATTAAAGTTAATAGGAGAAAAGACATGGAATGTTTTGAGGGGGTTTAATTGGGTTTCTTAATTGCAGGGCACAATGGATTCACACCAATGAAATTAAGTAGGCTTCACAACCATCAAAGATGAAAAAATATACAGACTATTGCCCTTTGTTTGCTTAGCCTTTAGAATGGATTAACATTCCATTTTCAAACTTTATTTTAACTACTGCTAGaaactttattaaattttattgcaAATTTGAAGGCAGAAGGGTAGGGTCCAGTTCATCTCCAACAGTTCCCTTGATCGTAACAACATGTTTTCCCTAGCTTTATtcaccacttttaaaaaattaagaggcTCAATAGACAACCAAAAATGTGAAAAATGATGGAACTTCTAAACTAATATCCAAGTATCTCCCTTCTACCAGCACTATTACAAAGGCACTGCCTTCAAATGAGCCACACTTTGTagcattttccatttcaaaacaAGGGACAACACAGCTCTTAGAAGCatcttggtttcttctttgatGAGTCAAGggtctaccacaggcatccccaaactgtggccctccagatgttttggcctacaactcccatgatccctagctaagaggaccagtggtcagggattatgggaattgtagtccaaaacatctggagggccgaagtttggggatgcctggtctaccatGCAAAGGAACTATGTACCTGAGGTCTGCGGAGACACTTCTGCTTCCAGGTTGGCTGAGAAGCGCTCACTCTGAGCTCCAAGCACTCCCACAGGCAAAGACTGGTCCCCCGATGCCAGGTCCCCCTCCAGCTCCTCACTCATGGGGAACGTGATGTCACTGACTGGCTCCTCTTTGATCTTCACAGGCTTCATGTCTTCTGCTGCCTTCTCAGGGTTCACAAGCTTCTCATACTCTTCAGAAAGTTGCTTGCTTACCTGTTGGTAACCACATGGCAGAGATAAGAAGGTGTGGTTTGTGACAGAGGTGCTTGGCATCCATCTCCTTCATGACCAGCTCACCCCTACCAAGGCAAGTTGTCTatgatggaagatggagcctGGGCTGGGCTATGGTGGAGACAGAAGGCCTTATCTTTCTCCCAGCATGGGCTTGCCCTCATCTACGCTCCTGCCTGACTGGCTTGGATTGTGCCAGAGTGGGGAGGCAATGTGTCTCTGTGCATGGAGTGCTTGGCTGCATCTACACTATACATTCAAAGGAGGCTCACACCTCATGCCACatgccactttaaaaagtcatggcttccctcaaaaaatctacagaactgtggtttgttaagggtgccgagttGCTCAGAGACCCCTATTCCTGTCAGAGAGCTAAAATACCCAGGCTTCCCTGGGGAAAAGAATTGACTGTTCAAACCAAATGAAAATTGTTGCCCTGTGAGTAGAATAGGTCTCTGAAGAACACTCAGCCCCTTAAAAACAAGCAgatcccaaaattctttgaggaATCCccttgcaggaatcacagctgagaGGCAAGGCAAATGTCTTAAGTCTGTGTCCCAGCATTATCTCAGTAGAAAAGAACATGTGAATGGCCATCTTccactcttgggcttgctgatcggaaggtcggcggtttgaatcaccacgacggagtgagctcccattgctctgtcccagctcctgccaacctagcagtttgaaagcataccagtacaagtactgtagataaataggtaccactgcggtgggaaggtaaatggcgtttccgtgcgctctggtttctgtcgcgGTGTTCTATtgtgccatgctggccacatgacccggaaagctgtctgaggacaaagaCCGGCTCTctcgacctgaaagtgagatgagcgccgcaaccccatagtcacctttgactgggcttaaccatccaggggtcctttacctttaccagtaaTGTAAGAACACCAAGGTCACACCAGAGGGTCACTGGTGCTGACTGGAATGGTAAGGAGCTCCAAAACTGTGACCTTGATGCTCTTACAGTGAGGAAGGAGCCTtggccctgaaggagcgtctctacctccatcatccagcccagacaccaaggtccagctctgaggaccttctggaggtttcctcactgtgagacgtgatgctacagggaaccagacagagggcttactcggtagtggtgcccaccccatggaacgccctccaatcagatgtcaaacagataaactatttgacttttagaagacatctgaaggcagccctgtatagggaagtttttaatggttgaggttgtttgtatttttaatattttgctgggagccgctcagagtggctggggcaacccagccagatgggcagcatatattattattattattattattattattattattattattattattattaccaatatTGCCATGGCTCCTGCAACCCTGGAGAATTATAGGAAGCAGCTTGCAAGCAGCTGTTATTTTCACTCTCCCACTGGCTTCATAAATCTACACCTCTTTAGGAGGAATCTCTGCAAACAGATATATTGCAATCTGCAGGAACGTCCCCATTTGAGATAAAGCAATGGGAAGCCCCTCCAGGCTAGACATTTTCCCCAACAGAGAGCAATTCTTGCAGGTGTGCAGTGCAATCTATCCCCCAAGCTCCCTGAGCAATGAACAGCTTCGCCTTTCTCGATAGAGGAAACACATTCACGATTTCCCTGTACTATGAGAACCATGGGAATTAGCTCTCTTGCCTTGCTGTGAGCATactgcttccttctcttctcACCTGCAGCATATAGCTATGATAATCCTTGATCCGGTGCTGCCAGAACTTCTGCAGAGAGAGCACACTGCCAATGCCCACTTCGTGGAAGACCTGCTCCATGACATCCGGGAAAGGGCTTTGCCCAAGCCGGGCTTCTCGGTCCACAGCAAAGCGCAGGAGCTTAGTGAACTTCAGGCAGTATTCGTGGGCGATGTCTGTCAAGGTTTCCAAGACACTCTCGTTGGCACACTCGAAGCCCGCGTGGGCCAAAATGGTGGCAATGGACTGGTAGAGAAGCTGGCGGCAAGAGGTCCAACTCAGCTCAGTCACTGGCTCTCCTTTGCCTCTGAAAGCAGAGAAGGCAGCACCCAAAGGACTTGGTGAAAATGGGACTCCTCCTGCTAGCGTCGCCTGGGACAAACATTTCAAGCATGCTTAACGTTCTAGCTAGCTTGAGACAAAGGAAACTTTTCTCCCCTGAGAAAAAGGGTTTGGTGCTACTTCAAAGTTAGCTTCTTTGAAGTAAATATATAGCAAAGAGAACGCGGCTGCAAATTTCTCACGAGTTCAAAGTAAAATGTTTGCTTTGAGGTACGGTATGTAACTCCTGCAACTTTACCTCAAGGCAACACATTCATATTAATTATAGCGAGGTTCAAAACACCCTACTTTTTAAGGGGATCTACACAGCTTAAGAGTCTAGAGCTGAATTCTTTGTGGCATTTTAATCCATGGATGActaaatatttggagggcaagGGCTGCATTCACCTGTGAGACGCCCTgcatgagctgtttgacagcagtgCTACAGCCACCCCACACTCTTACATGCAATCACACACCCACAGACAGCATGCACCAAGCGCACACAGGATACcgagaaacacacacatacacacacacacaacaacccaCCATGAACACACACCCAGTTCATCAAGTGATCAATTTTATGACTAGGGATGGGGTGATCTGCATCCCCAGCAGGGTGTTGGGATGGGCAGAAGTTTGAACAGtgtttgctttattattattattattgttattgttattattattattatttgcaactgCTACCCAAATCACCAGGGTCTTGGGAAGCCAGAAACCAATGTTGTTAGAAGGCCAGATACTCCCCCCAACTTAATCCGGTATTTCTAGACCAAACCcattaactatttatttattttatctatttatataAGTATTTCTGTACTGCTATATCATAAAACAGCAGGGCAGTGCAAAGCAGTAAAGCCttaaacaccatcaaaacaataCATATAATCATTAAAGTGGCTGGTTTATCCATTTAAACACCAGCAAAGGccaatcaggattttttaaaaaaaatcttcaaagaAACACCTGAAAGTTAGAAGTGaggatgcctgccaaatctctgcaGGAAGACTGAACCACAGCATGGGACCGGCAACACTAAATGCCTGGCTTCTAGTGGAGACCAGCTGGACCTCTGTAACACATGGGACAACTAACAGCGCTCCTCTGGATGATCTCAGCGATCGAGCTGGGATGTAAGGGCTCATGCAGTCCTTAAGgaatcctggacccaagttgctcAAGAGCTTTGTATATCAACACAATAACCTTCAAGATGGCCCAGTATTTATGTATTCCTCCATGTTTCTTACTAATGATTACGATGCCTGGTCCAGATTTTTTGACATTTATGGCGTGGCAGAGGAAGCCTTCCTGCCTGGCTGAAGTCGGGTGTGGACTATTACCTAttcaaggatttttaaaaaattctgtacCATGCAAGCTCATGATCTCAAATGAGTTGGGCATCATCCAGGTCTGGCACTAACACATGACATACTGGGGCTCATGGCAGGGCCTACCCATTATAGGGGACAGGAAatatgctgatgggagctgcattcCATGCTCCTGAAATAGCCAGTTTCAAAAACCAGTGGGGCTGAGTAATTGGGCACACAGCCCATAATTCCAGATCAGCCCTACCACCATGCCAACAGGACACAGTGCCTGCTGCTAGGGCTTGGGGAAGGTGGTATATGATTGGCATGGACTGGATCCCCCTTGTACTGCCAGCTGAACTGTCCCATCCCACGTAAGTGTATTGGGGgagtgctgtagctcagtggtaaagcacctgctttgcacgcagaaggtccaaggttcaatccccggcatctccaggtaaagctggCACAGAATCCTGCCCAagaccctagagagccactgcaaaGTCTGGGTAGACCAGGtgctcccaaactgtggtccacggATCACCAGTGGTCCGTGAGCTTCATTCAGATGGTCTGCAACATGTCCATATTCATATTTTTATAGTATTGTTGTTGCTTCTCTTATTTCATGCACTGTATTTTATGGTTTTGCCATTTGAATTCGatgtaaagcatgtgctctaccaccgaTCAAGTTTTGGCTGGCTGGGGACATTACTGGATAAGGGAATTCCGCCATCTTCCCACTTTCATCTGGTTCTAAGATGTATAGACTACCCCCCTCAATAGAGTACAGTGACAAATCTGCCAAGCCTTATAAATCAGAGTTCAGGTTAATGAAGTTTCAGGCATCATAAACTGGGTCATTTTCTGTTTTCATCGCTGAACATGACAGGCAGGCTATCTGTCAAATGCCCCCAGCTGAAGTGATGAGAAGTGTTATTTAACATGAGGCAAGGCCTTCCCTTTTCTGAGTAGAGAAATCCTGTGGCCCATTTCCTGTTTAACCAGCATGTTAAGGTAAAAGAATTTGGTGCACCTGGAAGCGGTGGAGGTTCACTCACATAAAATAATGGGCTGAAATGATAGGCCTTTCCAAAGATGAGCAGAATGCTCAACTTAAGAAGGCAAAGGTTGCCTTCTCGCAATTGCCTCAATTTTATGAAACATTACGCCGCTGAGCTGCATTTTCTAACCAGTGAATTACTGCAGAATTCTGTTATATGACCAAAGTGTCCTTCCAGGTAAAATAAAGGTGGATGTTTGTGGATTTCAAGCAAGATTGAATTAGTTACTGATCCTGATAGTGATGAGTGACCTCCAATGATTCAAAGAGAAGGGGAGCCTtttctttatttcccttttctgatGTTGGCTCAGCTGTGCGAACTTCCCTCCTAATAACTCTTGAATGCTTCTCTGCATTGTGCCTCCCTTCCTTGACCTTCCAGTGTAAAACAGCAGCAGTTGTCAGCTGGACCTTAACAATCAGCCCTAGTATAAAACTGACAGTCCCTATGAGTGAGTGGTCAACAATAATTTGAGCAAGCCTTGCCTTTAGCATTGCCACTTTGCAGCTCCATCACCAGACAGGGATGGTGAAATCTGAAGACAAAGTACTCCTCCTGCCTgttcccccacctcacccccaaccACCCAGCCAACCACCCTTTCCTTCACATGGGACGTAGCAGTCCTAGAGTCCTGCTTGTTTCTTCATTTAGTGTCATTCATAGGCTGCTACTCCTCCCTAAGGAAATCAGACGagcatacagtaaaaaaaaaaaaagaaaacacacagaggCACTAGAAAACAACAGAACTCGTGAGAGTCCAAATAACCATCAGGATTCCAAAGCCTGATTTCCAAGCAAAAGTTTAACTGCCCTCCTGAATGCTGCATATGCAGATTGCCAAGATGGCTTCAAATGGTGGCAGGTCAGGGCACGGCAGTTCAGTGGCAGGTGGCAGGAAATCTTAACCCAACCCTTAATTGCCCATACAGAAAACAACTAAGGCTAGATACTTCTGAATAAATGCCCATGATTATTGTTAATTGTTTAAACCACGATGGGGAATCTGCAGCGTTCCAGATATTTTTTAGCTGCAATTCCCATTACCCATGACCATTGGCATGTGTGCATGATGGGAGGTAGACTCTGACAACATCTGAAGAGTCACAGGCTGGCCATTCCTGGTTTAAAATGTGGAAACACCGAGGGCCTATTCCACTAAGCAGAGGGCTTACTCAGcagtttaaaagaagaaaatattgagCAGTGTAGAACACAATGACAAGAAAGAAACCTCACATTTGTGTGGCTCAAAGCCAAAACCTCACATGGCCGACCACTAACCCCCCAAAGACCCCACATCATGCACCTGTAAAAGTCGCTTTCTGGATCGCTGTGCCGCAACTGAAACGGCATCTTTGGATTCTTGCTGTCGAGAGGAAGCAAGTCATCAGGGAGAGGCGGGGAGCCAGGGCAGGTGGGCAAAGGCTCGCTTTCTTCCATCTTGATGCCCTCCGCTTGCTGCTGGCTCTGACTCTGAGCCAGGGCAATGAGGCTGCGCAGCCGTCGGTTGTGCTGCATCAGCTGGATGGTGTGAATGGTGAGGCTGCATGGCTCCGAGGGGATGTCCAGCATGGTGGTGGGCTTGGGCTTGTTGGCAGAAGGCTGGTGCAGCAGGGGATCCTGGACCTCCACGGTGCGGAACTCTCGCTGGAGCAAATCAAAGGAGCTGCGGTTGGCTTGGCTAGACGAGACGGGGATCTCACCCCAGTAGCGCAGCATCTTGCTTGCTTCTTAGCACGAAAGCTGTTAAGATCACTTAAGGGACTCTCGCCGGAAGAGCAGCTACTCAGCAGGTCCTTTGCAGAAACAGGGTGGACATTTTAACCTGGTTCGAAAGACAGGAAGAAAAATCCAAAGGTGTGTCATCAAACGTTCTCCTTCACCATCCAAAAGCTCAACTGAGTAATAATGCAGCCTTCATCAGACAGCTGAGCAACATCTTCTTGAAGAAGTTATATACATATCCTAGAAAAACAGAAATTGCTGTGAAAGTAGCCTTACAGaggatctaccgtgtttctcctaaaataagacacgtcttatatttattttttcctcaaaaaaacacaccatggcttattttcaagggatgtcttattcgggagctggatcataacagggaaatgattttttatatgaattttacagatgctgtacaacagaaatcacgtttctctctctcaggactgattagccagatgctgcctgagatcacaattggctttaccaaatagctgttaagtactttcctttgatgcccagatctcatggctaccataaggtttctacctttcaggacaaaggcaaggtgataataggaagctgtctttatctatctccttaatctcctctttcatatgcataacctttgaagcctaggaatgcaagttgtctgggtctctcggcaaaacgagaagggaggggatgtcagtttttaaaaaaacacccgcgtgtctgcgagagctcactactttcctaccgtagctgcagtttgcctgcctcgctctctgtctcggccatcaagaggaaatcaacaagcaactcatggctgggcacataccggtagaatggaagggggaaaaggtggggggaagcgagaggtgggctgtgtgtgcgtgtgtgtgtgtgtgtgtgtgtgagagagagagagagagagagagagagagagagagagagagagagagagacgcacagggggagagaaagagacgcgcacagggggagagaaagagacgcgcacacagggggagagaaagagatgcacACGGAGGTAATTCATGAGGCGTCTTTAatcgctcctcttttcttcttcgtgccttcctctcctctccactgcaaatgccacttttgtcctcttcaccaagtagagctcacatacggtagcactacggcttattttcggggtatgtcttatattttttcaacgcatggaaatcgtgccatggcttattttataggcatgtcttattttaggagaaacacggtatagatTCCAATTAACACTAGAGACGGAGTTGGTAGCGAAGGCTGGGATGAGCCCAGGCTCCCCAATACTAGTGTGATATTGTATGAGAACCAAACCATAGCTGAAAAAGCCATGACTCTGGTCACATTtaaaactcggggggggggctctaatGGGGTGCCTGCTTTTAACATTAAGAAAGTATTGGGTAAGAAGCCTAAACCTTCTCTACACACTGCTGTTTTAGGCACCctggcttcccccacccacctaTTTTGATAGTAAAACCATACACTCATTGCTTCATGAGATCTGCAAGGTAGACAAGAGAACAAATGTAGCTCACCCATCAAATCTCCTAAAACAAAATAGCTGTCAAATGACTGCAGAAATTGGGAACACGCCTGTTAAAAGCATCGGATTGGGGAAAGGAGTGGCAGGCTAGAAGCTTGGAGGTGGGATTCCCCCCACCCAATTGTCCAAAATGCTGAGCTGAGTTTCCCCAAGACACTGAGGTGCTTGcaggatggagaggaggagaaaagaaagaggatTACACAAGCAGCAGCTTCCAAATCCATTGTGCAAATTAAATACTGCAAATCTCTTGTTTCTCAAAGGAGTGAAAATTGGATTCAGGTTACACCATCCATGGCtcacagagtaaaaaaaaaaaacctcaattgaTATGACTgtagattttatttattcatgctCTATGTAAACTATTCAGTTCAAGACAGCACCAAGATTAAGTCCCACCAACAGCTTGTGTTATTTAGGTTAAGGCAGAAAAGATCAGAAGACGAATTTGATTGTGTGTAAATCATTCATTTGGTGTAGTTACTGAGTCCCTTTGCCAATTCCccttacaggtttttttttttttgccataccCTGTGGTTTCCTGGCCAAACACATTGCAAAGCGGCTTCCAGTTCAATGCTGTGCACACTTCCCTGCATGTAAGCCCCAATGGAACACAGTAGGACTTACATCTGAATTACAatgcataggatttcactgttaAGCTATCATACAGAGGTTGGTATCAAACAGCTCAAATAAGGCAGAAGTAACTTCTAAGAATAAGGGTTGTCTTTAAGATTTGAAAGTAGTTTTTGTGGATAACTGCAGGATTCTATTGATTCAATTCCGTCAAAGCAAACTTCCAATCTCCTGCATATCCAAATAGGGCTGagggagactcctgcctgaaaccctgaaaaacCAAAGCCAATACAATACTGAATtggctggaccaatggtcagactcggCATAAGCCAGCTTTGTGATTTGTGAGCACAGATACAATAGGGAggtttttccatttcctccctccttgcagagaaacatttggtcagtttgggagagtcaaaatggtttcaggactcagacatgtggtttatgtacgtgtttgccttgtacatttaatttatatatttgagaccttaaaactCTTATAACATGCTCATTACCATTttttagatttccaaatgtgtccCCAGGCCCCAAAATggtggggacccctggtttagattgtTTGCTTGGGGAACACCAGACAAAAGGAGTAGGTGGGGGCACAGATTCTCCTCactggcacatttacatttgaaAATGTTGCAGCAGGGTGTTTCTTTATTCGGATACATAtgtgccaggtggcgctgtggttaaaccactgagcctagggcttgctgatcagaaggtcggcggtttgaatccctgtgacggggtgagctcccgttgcttggtcccagctcctgccaacctagcagttcgaaagcacatcaaaatgcaagtagataaataggaaccgctacagcggaaaggtaaatggcgtttccatgtgctgctctggtttgccagaagtggctttgtcatgctggccacatgacctggaagttatatgccggctccctcggccaataatgcgagataagcgcgcaaccccagtcggtcacggctggacctaatggtcatgggttcctttacctttttatgtgctAAAGGCAAGTCCTTTGAAGAACAGCTTCACATATGAGAGCCGATAAGTAGGTATCTGCACACTGCAAGTATTCACCGTGTCCCTGTATTGCAAAAGTTGTGTCCTCATTTTAGTGACAGCTGAACACATACTAAAAGAGGCTCAGAGGGAAAGTGGGCTGACTTTCTAGTATAGAGGCAGGCTGCAAGAACGTTGAGGGTTCAAACAAAATCAACAACACGTGCAAAGTGAAGCAAACCTGCCCCATGTTGGGAGTTACTCCAGGTGAAAAGGAGAGATAGTTTGAGCGTGCCCAATAAATTTCCATGCAGGTAAAGGGTGCACAGGTTTCCTgtacagacacacagagagacacacacacggTCTTGCAAAGGTAGCCAGGAAAGCCTTCTGCCCCCTTCTCAGTCTCTCGGATGACCACCCTCCAAATCATAGaaccgcagagttggaaggggtcctcacggaggggccatctagtctgaccccctacCATGCAAGGAAACGGGTTTGACCGGGATGCCCACCACCAGGAGCCCTCCGCAAGAGCAGAAAGGAGCCCTGTTGAATCAAGTCAAAGGCCAGCGGCGAGCCGGATTCCCCCGAGGGTAGCCCACAAGGGCGACCTGagtgaggcggcggcggcgctctctcccagcagctggcatccaGAGGCTTCCAACTCTccattcttctctccccctcgcttgtaataataaaaatgccaCGTGGCTTTCCAGACTTTAGGTAGCAGAGCGCGCGCGCGCAGGCACACACGTGAACATACCAACTCGGGACCCACTTACCCCCGCGGGAGGGCGCGTGCAAAGGCCCGAGCCCTCGAAGACGGTGACTCCCTTCCCGGAACCAAAGTGCCAGGGCGGTGGTTTCCGAGGGGGGACGGTTTGAGAACCGGACGCGCTAAAATGGCGGATCCCGCGAAGGAGAGCTGCGAAGGAATGGGGGATTTCAAGAAGCCGACTCTGCCGCCtccgttgccgccgccgccgcctcaaaCTGGGGCAGAAGACCCCAAGAAGGCGGCGGTTCCCAAACCCCCGCGAGGCCCCGCTCCTCGCCCTTGCCCCCCTCCAGACCTCCCGCAGTACCAGGAGCCTCCGTGGGGAGGATGCCCTGCCGAGGAAGAGGAGGCCTCGTCCGGCTACAGCCTGGAGATGGTGAAAGGCGGCTCCGTGCTGGAAAGCGTCCGCTTGGCAGGCCGCAGCTGGCTGCTGGTGGGCCGCGCGCCGGGCTGCGACCTCTCCCTGGCTCACCCGTGTGTGTCCCGCCACCACGCCGTGCTCCAGCGGCGCCCGCCTCCCGCcggggatgaggaggaggagcgaGCCCAGgtcggggaggaaggggaagagcagGGCCCCGAGCCCGGACTCTACGT
Encoded here:
- the SUPT7L gene encoding STAGA complex 65 subunit gamma, yielding MLRYWGEIPVSSSQANRSSFDLLQREFRTVEVQDPLLHQPSANKPKPTTMLDIPSEPCSLTIHTIQLMQHNRRLRSLIALAQSQSQQQAEGIKMEESEPLPTCPGSPPLPDDLLPLDSKNPKMPFQLRHSDPESDFYRGKGEPVTELSWTSCRQLLYQSIATILAHAGFECANESVLETLTDIAHEYCLKFTKLLRFAVDREARLGQSPFPDVMEQVFHEVGIGSVLSLQKFWQHRIKDYHSYMLQVSKQLSEEYEKLVNPEKAAEDMKPVKIKEEPVSDITFPMSEELEGDLASGDQSLPVGVLGAQSERFSANLEAEVSPQTSGGEVNTSPLWNLPVKIEPQESEEGHVHGHHGVLGSDVFEEPMSGMSEAGMPQSPDGSESSYASPSPDSLMGSSPVFNQRSKKKMKKM